One genomic region from Hoeflea algicola encodes:
- a CDS encoding NADH-quinone oxidoreductase subunit D — protein sequence MNEHNVRNFNINFGPQHPAAHGVLRLVLELDGEIVERVDPHIGLLHRGTEKLIEAKTYLQALPYFDRLDYVAPMNQEHAYSLAVEKLTGVTVPKRGQLIRVLYSEIGRILSHLLNVTTQALDVGALTPPLWGFEEREKLMVFYERACGPRLHAAYFRPGGVHQDLPHDLVEDIGKWCDPFLKTCDDIEVLLTDNRIFKQRNVDIAVVSLDDAWAWGFSGVMVRGSGAAWDLRRSQPYECYSELDFDIPVGKNGDCYDRYLIRMQEMRESVKIMKQCVELLLGKEKVGPVTSADGKIVPPKRGEMKRSMEALIHHFKLYTEGYRVPEGAVYAAVEAPKGEFGVYLVSDGSNKPYRCKIRAPGYAHLQAMDFICRGHQLADVSAVLGSLDIVFGEVDR from the coding sequence ATGAACGAACACAACGTCCGCAATTTCAATATCAATTTTGGCCCCCAGCACCCAGCGGCGCACGGCGTATTGCGCCTGGTGCTCGAGCTTGACGGGGAAATCGTCGAGCGCGTCGACCCGCATATCGGGCTGTTGCATCGCGGCACCGAAAAGCTGATCGAGGCCAAGACCTATCTTCAGGCGCTGCCCTATTTCGACCGGCTCGATTATGTCGCACCGATGAATCAGGAGCACGCCTATTCGCTGGCAGTTGAAAAACTGACCGGCGTGACGGTGCCGAAACGCGGCCAGTTGATCCGGGTGCTTTACTCGGAGATTGGCCGGATTCTATCGCATCTGCTCAATGTCACCACCCAGGCGCTCGATGTCGGCGCGTTGACGCCGCCGCTCTGGGGTTTCGAAGAGCGCGAAAAGCTGATGGTGTTTTACGAGCGGGCCTGCGGCCCACGACTGCATGCGGCCTATTTCCGGCCCGGCGGTGTGCACCAGGATCTGCCGCATGATTTGGTCGAGGATATCGGCAAGTGGTGCGATCCGTTCCTCAAGACCTGCGATGACATCGAGGTGCTGCTGACCGACAACCGGATCTTCAAGCAGCGCAATGTCGACATCGCCGTGGTCAGCCTCGACGATGCTTGGGCGTGGGGCTTTTCCGGCGTGATGGTGCGTGGTTCAGGCGCTGCCTGGGACCTGCGCCGGTCGCAACCTTATGAATGCTACTCGGAACTCGATTTCGACATTCCGGTTGGCAAGAATGGCGATTGCTATGATCGTTACCTGATCCGCATGCAGGAAATGCGTGAATCGGTGAAGATCATGAAGCAATGCGTCGAGCTGTTGCTGGGCAAGGAAAAAGTCGGCCCGGTAACCAGCGCCGATGGCAAGATCGTGCCACCCAAGCGCGGCGAGATGAAACGCTCGATGGAAGCGCTGATCCACCATTTCAAGCTTTACACCGAAGGCTACCGGGTACCCGAAGGCGCGGTTTACGCCGCCGTCGAAGCGCCCAAGGGCGAGTTCGGCGTCTATCTGGTGTCGGATGGTTCCAACAAACCCTATCGCTGCAAGATCCGGGCGCCGGGTTATGCGCATTTGCAGGCGATGGATTTCATTTGCCGCGGCCACCAGCTGGCCGATGTGTCAGCGGTGCTC